ATGAAATTATTCAGCTTCATACTCCAATTGTAAAATATGAAAGTGAAGAAGCTGTACTTGAGGGTAATGACCTGAGCTTAACGCTCTCAAACCAGAGAGTCGTACTGTCTGACAAACAGAATCAAATCCAGTCCTGGTCCCTGGCAAATATCACAATATTCACCATGGATTACTTCAATGCAGTTTCTATTGGGGTAGGAGGTATAAGACACAGCTTTAAACTTCCCCCGCGAGAAATCAGCCTCAAGTGGCAAACTTATTTTGATACACTAAGGGCCGAATTTTCGAACAATGTTGCCAATTCAGTCTGATATTCCCTTAATCATTCGAAATAAATAGCACTTTCCCCCTTTTTAATCTCCCTTATCTTTGCGGTCACATCAAGATAAGAAAGGGATATCGTGAGTAAGCCATTACCTGAAATTACAGTTAAAGCAGTTTTCCTCGGCATAATACTATCCATGGTCCTGGCTGGCGCCAATGCCTACCTGGGTCTTTTCGCTGGCATGACAGCCTCCGCTTCTATTCCAGCAGCTGTGATCAGTATGGGTGTTTTGAGTTTATTCAAAAATCATAATATTCTTGAAGATAACATTGTCCAAACCGCCGCCTCTGCAGGTGAGTCCCTTGCAGCTGGTGTCATCTTCACTATCCCTGCTCTACTGCTCATGGGCTATTGGGAAACTTTCAATTATTTGGAGGTTGCTAAAATCGCCAGTGTGGGTGGATTAATTGGTGTCTTATTCACTATCCCGCTACGGCGCGCCCTCATCGTGGAAGCCAAACTGACTTATCCTGAAGGGGTGGCCACGGCAGCAGTGCTTGAGGCTGGGAATGCTAAAAGTGGAAGCGCTGAGGATGAGGTTCAGGGGGGGCTACGATTGCTCACCATGGCCAGTGTAACTGCCGCACTTATGAAATTGGGGCAACAAGGATTCGCTTTGTGGCATTCTGCCCTGGAAGGGGCCACTCATTTAGGACGTTCAGTTTTCGGTTTTGGAATGGATTTGTCACCAGCCTTGATTTCCGTAGGATACATCGTCGGTAGAAATATTAGTATACTTGTATTTTCAGGGGGGCTCATCTCGTGGTTCTTTGCAATTCCTATTTACACTGCTATTCATGGCTACGAAGGCAACGCTCTGGACGCTGCAAACACCATATGGGATACAGAAATCCGATATCTTGGTGTAGGTGCTATGGTCGTTGGTGGGATTTGGTCCTTAATCAAGCTCTTCAAGCCCCTCATGATTGGAATACAGGCAAGTTTAAGAGCTTACAGTAAAGTTCAGAGTGGTGAAGTCGTGCCGCGAGAAGAACAAGACATTCCCATTAAATATGTGGGGATTGCACTGCTCGTACTTATGATTCCCGTCTTTATTATTTATAATGATATTCTTCCTACCCCCCAGCTGGCTGTTTTAATAACCATCATCATGATGGTCTTTGGCTTTTTCTTCTCAGCTGTAGCTGCCTACATGGCAGGTGTGGTGGGTTCATCAAATAACCCCATTTCAGGAGTTACGGTAGCCACTGTCCTTTTTGCTTCACTCCTGCTCCTGGCTATTCTGGGTGCAGGATCTCTGCAAGGGGCCGCAGCGGCCATTATGGTCGGCGCCGTCGTCTGTAATGCGGCTGCCATTGGAGGTGACAACCTTCAGGATTTAAAAACTGGACATATCGTTGGTGCAACACCGTGGAAGCAGCAAATAATGCAGGTCATTGGGGTTTTAAGCGCAGCTATAGTACTTGGGCTTGTGTTGGACATTCTGCACACGGCATATACCATTGGCTCCCCCACCCTTTCGGCACCTCAAGCCACCTTAATGAAGGCTGTGGCAGAGGGTGTTTTTCAGGGGAATTTACCCTGGGATATGGTAATCATGGGCGCCATCATTGGTGTCATTATCATTGCCCTTGATATTCGCCAAGAACGCAAGGGCTCCGAATTTAGAATTCCAATTCTGGCTGTGGCCGTGGGTATATACCTGCCCATTTCCCTGACTACGCCTATTTTCATCGGAGGAATGTTAGCTCATTTTGGTGACAAGATGGGTGCATCTGATGCTACGAGGAAAAAGGGTTTACTACTGGCAGCTGGAATGATCACTGGCGAAGCCATTATGGGTATTCTGGTAGCATTGCCAATCTTCCTAACTGCCGATAAAGATTGGTGGCCCAACTATGGTGGTTTTGGCTGGCTTGGACCTATCCTTGTGATTGCCATCGCCATCTGGTTCCTCACTACCTTAAAAACTGATAGAACACAAGTCGGAGAAAATTGATGAAACCGGTTCGAAGAGATTTCTTAATTGAGCTTCCCAAGCCAGAACTTCACTGTCACCTTGATGGCTCCCTGAGATTGGAAACCATGCTGGATTTGGCTCAGAAAGATAAGGTTGAATTACCTGCCAAAGATCTGGATGGTCTTAAAAAGGCAGTGGTTGTCCAAAACCGAGTCAAGAGTCTGGAAGAGTACATTGAAAAATTCCAATTTACCCTGGCCGTCCTCCAAACCCCTGAGGCATTGGAACGTGCTGCTTTTGAGCTGGCCGAAGATGCAGCAGCTGAGAATGTGCGACATCTGGAAGTGAGATACTCCCCTATTCTGCACAAAGACAAGGGTATGACCCCCATGGAATCACTGGATGCAGTAATCAAGGGTCTACGGGATGCTGAACATGAATTCAATATCAGTACCGGGGTCATCATTTGTGGAATCAGGAATTTTTCTATTGAATCATCTATTGAGCTCGCAGAACTCGCCATCGCCTATAAGTACAGGGGTGTTGTGGGATACGACCTTGCTGGGGCAGAAGAAAATTTTCCTGCAAAGGATCATCTTGAAGCCTTCTATCTGATTCGCAATAACAATGTTAACGTAACCCTCCATGCAGGAGAAGCCTACGGGCCCCAGTCAATCCATCAGGCCATCCACTATTGTGGAGCAAATCGTATTGGACATGGTACCCGTCTGAGAGAAGATGGTGACCTTATGAATTACATTAATGACCACCGTATTTGTCTTGAAGTTTGTCTTACCTCAAACTTTCAAACTGGCACTATTGGCAAAGTTGGTAATCATCCCCTCAAGTTTTACCATGACTACGGTTTGAGACTGAGTTTGAATACGGACAATAGGCTCATTAGCGGTGTTACATTGGTAGATGAGTATATGCTGGCCCACAAAACCTTTAATTTCAATATGGAAGATTTTAAGGATTTTATTATCAGCGGATTTAAAAGCGCTTTTCTTGAGCACCGAGAACGTACAAAATTAATCAAGGAAGTTGCCCATCAGATAGATGATTATCTAGGGATGGGAGCGCATAAGTACTAAGCTGATTAGCTTTATTTATTTTTTCTGAGCAATCCCAGGGATGGATTTTCGGGAATATCATCATGGCAGCCAGAATTACAGCCTGAGCAACTGACAGACTCGCCTTTGGGAGCTTTCCCCAGATTATAGAAATACTTCACAGTAAACCATATGGCGATGCCAACAGCCAAAGTCACCATTAACAAGTCAATCAACTGAGCCAATTAAACATCCCCCCAAAATAAGTTACAGCAAAGGCCAGTGTGTATGCCAGCCCCAGTGAATATGCAATTGAAAATAAGGTATATGCCCAGGTGCCGGTTTCTCGTTTAATAGCTGCTACCGTTGCCAGACAGGGCGTATAGAGTAACGTGAATACCAGAAAGCTCAGTGCAACAAGGGGTGTCATTCCAGAGGACCTTAGACCACTGATCACTCCCTGGCTGCCTTCATCAACATCCTCACCAACACCGAGCAGGACACCATAGGTCGAAACAACAATTTCTTTGGCAACAAAACCTGTAATAAGGGCCACGCTTTCCCGCCAGGTAAATCCAAGAGGTCGGACAATAGGCTCAAATATTTTCCCAACGCGTCCTATCCATTTTTGCTCAGTAATATCCCCAATCTCCTCTTGGCGAAGCTTGTTGAGTTCCTTGGTTTCCTCGCTAGCTAACGCTTCCTGCAATAGCTGGAATTGACGATGAAGTTCCTGATAACTTGCGCTGGCTGAATAGTCCACCATCTCAGAATGGTATGCTCGTCGGTCCTTTAAAACTGATTTTTTGAATTTTGATCCCAGGTCGATCAATTGGAAATCATAATTTTGGGTCAGTGTCATTCTTTCTTTCTGATAATCTCTTTCCAACTCAACTTCTCTAGGGAAGTATCCCAGAACCCAGATAATAACAGATCCAACCAGAATGACAGTACCCATTTTCTGGATAAACAGATAGCCTCGTTCCCAGGTATGCAGGATAAGCGACCGCAGCGTCGGACGCTGATAGGGTGGCAACTCCAGTACAAAGGGTTTAGACATGCCCTTCAGAATGGTTCGGCTGAAAAGCTTGCCACTGGCTATAGCTGCGACAATGCCCAATATATACATGGAAAAAATTACCGTCGCAGCGTTATCAGGAAAAAAGGCCCCAGCTACAAGGACATAAACCGGCAATCTTGCAGAACAACTCATAAAGGGGTTGATAAGGACTGTGAGAATTCTATCTCGTCGTGACTCCAGGATGCGGGTTCCCATAATCGCTGGGACATTACAACCAAACCCCATGATCATGGGGATGAATGCTTTCCCGTGAAGCCCAATATTGTGCATGACCCTATCCATGATAAAAGCAACCCTGGCCATGTACCCTGAATCTTCCAGTACAGCTATAATGAAAAAGAGTATAAAAATGTTAGGTAAGAATAC
This sequence is a window from Candidatus Neomarinimicrobiota bacterium. Protein-coding genes within it:
- a CDS encoding oligopeptide transporter, OPT family, with the translated sequence MVSKPLPEITVKAVFLGIILSMVLAGANAYLGLFAGMTASASIPAAVISMGVLSLFKNHNILEDNIVQTAASAGESLAAGVIFTIPALLLMGYWETFNYLEVAKIASVGGLIGVLFTIPLRRALIVEAKLTYPEGVATAAVLEAGNAKSGSAEDEVQGGLRLLTMASVTAALMKLGQQGFALWHSALEGATHLGRSVFGFGMDLSPALISVGYIVGRNISILVFSGGLISWFFAIPIYTAIHGYEGNALDAANTIWDTEIRYLGVGAMVVGGIWSLIKLFKPLMIGIQASLRAYSKVQSGEVVPREEQDIPIKYVGIALLVLMIPVFIIYNDILPTPQLAVLITIIMMVFGFFFSAVAAYMAGVVGSSNNPISGVTVATVLFASLLLLAILGAGSLQGAAAAIMVGAVVCNAAAIGGDNLQDLKTGHIVGATPWKQQIMQVIGVLSAAIVLGLVLDILHTAYTIGSPTLSAPQATLMKAVAEGVFQGNLPWDMVIMGAIIGVIIIALDIRQERKGSEFRIPILAVAVGIYLPISLTTPIFIGGMLAHFGDKMGASDATRKKGLLLAAGMITGEAIMGILVALPIFLTADKDWWPNYGGFGWLGPILVIAIAIWFLTTLKTDRTQVGEN
- the add gene encoding adenosine deaminase produces the protein MKPVRRDFLIELPKPELHCHLDGSLRLETMLDLAQKDKVELPAKDLDGLKKAVVVQNRVKSLEEYIEKFQFTLAVLQTPEALERAAFELAEDAAAENVRHLEVRYSPILHKDKGMTPMESLDAVIKGLRDAEHEFNISTGVIICGIRNFSIESSIELAELAIAYKYRGVVGYDLAGAEENFPAKDHLEAFYLIRNNNVNVTLHAGEAYGPQSIHQAIHYCGANRIGHGTRLREDGDLMNYINDHRICLEVCLTSNFQTGTIGKVGNHPLKFYHDYGLRLSLNTDNRLISGVTLVDEYMLAHKTFNFNMEDFKDFIISGFKSAFLEHRERTKLIKEVAHQIDDYLGMGAHKY
- the feoB gene encoding ferrous iron transport protein B, producing the protein MNFNIAIAGNPNCGKTTIFNALTGARQRVGNWPGVTVEKKSGHYNYSDLKFDVIDLPGTYSLAAFSAEETVVRHYLEQDEAQVVVNIIDASNLERNLFLTTQLIELGKPLVIVLNMMDMAHEKGLQIDADTLAILLGAPVVPVVGRTGEGIDLLKEKILRVCTEISMKSRLIDISYPRDIELEIQKLTPLIQKNNVTDKHSRWTSIKLLESDKQTRDEVRLHPNGTDILDQARVSIDRIEVLFKDTGRAIISHARYGFIQGALRECVVESIIATADYSRQIDRVITNRWLGLPIFGLFMWLMFKLTYDLGSIPMDWIDSGLVWLMNFISGLMPESMFASLLVDGVIGGVGAIAVFLPNIFILFFIIAVLEDSGYMARVAFIMDRVMHNIGLHGKAFIPMIMGFGCNVPAIMGTRILESRRDRILTVLINPFMSCSARLPVYVLVAGAFFPDNAATVIFSMYILGIVAAIASGKLFSRTILKGMSKPFVLELPPYQRPTLRSLILHTWERGYLFIQKMGTVILVGSVIIWVLGYFPREVELERDYQKERMTLTQNYDFQLIDLGSKFKKSVLKDRRAYHSEMVDYSASASYQELHRQFQLLQEALASEETKELNKLRQEEIGDITEQKWIGRVGKIFEPIVRPLGFTWRESVALITGFVAKEIVVSTYGVLLGVGEDVDEGSQGVISGLRSSGMTPLVALSFLVFTLLYTPCLATVAAIKRETGTWAYTLFSIAYSLGLAYTLAFAVTYFGGMFNWLS